A genomic segment from Leptospira ryugenii encodes:
- a CDS encoding Ig-like domain-containing protein has protein sequence MNVMKYLSKVPFLIFLLLCNCLAYPLLQKEKESNATLPFVLLGMVQSNSLSEFKVKSILPERESVDVALNTNIQIEFSEEPSDTSLKDGHLQITLQEQVIQGTFQKKGKFVWFQPNTSFDQNQVYQVDISESFVDKNGQALESSFTSSFTTQNIIDVTGPSVRNTYPEKDATSVSNLSPITITFSEPILAASINNTSIVVTVNGSPVTGTINLASNSSILFVPSLAWPNYALVSVSISTGIQDLSNNSIVNPPSFNFRISDTGVVSFIAGSEASTSGYVNGTGNAARFNTPSYLTSDVFGNVFVTDTQNCSIRRITTSSVVTTIAGSTSGICAFTNNANGLSSRFNYPQGIALNLAQTQMYVTDKFSHATRRVINSGSFTVSTLNGNNASANVNGSGTTARFSFPEGIAFDTAGNYYVTDTGNCAIRKVVGSTVSTLAGTNPTSVGVCGYTNAQGGLARFQSPKGLVLDVFGNVYVADSGNCAIRKVSSTGSVTTFAGSETAGNCGFADGLGTQARFNNPQGITIDALGNLYVTDTGNCAIRKISSSGAVTTIAGSSPGSITCGNAIGSMFQSRFNQPKGISIDGQGRIYVADSLNHTIKRIIP, from the coding sequence ATGAACGTCATGAAATATCTTTCCAAAGTTCCCTTCCTGATTTTCCTGCTGCTTTGCAATTGTTTGGCATACCCTTTATTGCAAAAAGAAAAAGAGTCCAATGCCACTCTGCCGTTTGTTCTCCTTGGGATGGTACAATCCAATTCTTTGAGTGAATTTAAAGTCAAATCAATACTTCCGGAAAGAGAATCAGTCGATGTGGCTCTCAATACCAATATCCAGATAGAGTTTTCGGAAGAGCCAAGCGACACTTCGCTTAAAGATGGACATCTACAAATCACTTTGCAAGAACAAGTGATACAAGGAACCTTCCAAAAAAAAGGTAAGTTCGTCTGGTTTCAGCCAAATACAAGTTTTGACCAAAACCAAGTATACCAAGTAGACATTAGTGAAAGTTTCGTAGACAAAAATGGACAGGCATTGGAGAGCTCCTTTACCTCTTCTTTCACCACCCAGAATATAATTGATGTTACAGGACCAAGTGTACGCAATACTTACCCCGAAAAAGATGCAACGTCAGTTTCAAATCTCAGCCCAATCACTATCACATTTTCTGAGCCAATTTTAGCAGCTTCCATTAACAATACAAGCATCGTAGTTACGGTGAATGGAAGTCCTGTAACAGGAACTATAAATTTAGCTTCAAACTCATCGATTCTTTTTGTTCCTTCTCTGGCCTGGCCAAATTATGCTCTCGTATCTGTTTCGATCTCAACAGGCATACAAGATTTGAGTAATAATAGTATTGTAAATCCGCCGAGTTTCAATTTTAGAATTTCAGATACTGGAGTTGTAAGCTTTATTGCAGGTAGTGAGGCTTCTACATCAGGTTATGTAAATGGAACGGGGAATGCTGCGCGGTTTAATACTCCAAGTTATTTGACATCAGATGTATTTGGGAATGTGTTTGTTACGGACACGCAAAACTGCTCCATTAGAAGGATTACAACGAGTTCTGTCGTAACTACAATTGCTGGTTCGACGAGCGGAATATGTGCATTTACCAACAATGCAAACGGATTGTCTAGTCGCTTCAACTATCCACAGGGGATAGCTTTGAACCTGGCTCAAACTCAGATGTATGTAACTGATAAATTTTCACATGCGACAAGGAGGGTGATTAATTCCGGGAGTTTTACTGTCAGCACACTTAACGGAAATAATGCGAGTGCTAATGTTAATGGATCTGGAACGACGGCCAGGTTTTCGTTTCCGGAAGGAATTGCCTTTGATACCGCAGGCAACTACTACGTCACCGATACTGGAAATTGTGCAATTCGTAAAGTGGTAGGCAGTACAGTAAGTACGTTAGCAGGCACAAATCCTACTTCGGTTGGTGTTTGTGGCTATACCAATGCACAAGGCGGGCTTGCTCGCTTTCAATCCCCAAAAGGTCTTGTTTTAGATGTTTTTGGAAATGTGTATGTCGCTGATTCTGGTAACTGTGCTATCCGGAAAGTTAGTTCGACAGGATCAGTGACAACGTTTGCAGGCTCCGAAACTGCAGGAAACTGCGGTTTTGCGGACGGCTTAGGAACACAAGCAAGGTTCAATAATCCGCAAGGGATCACAATTGATGCTTTGGGAAATCTTTATGTGACGGATACGGGAAATTGTGCGATCCGAAAAATCAGCTCCTCTGGTGCCGTCACTACTATCGCAGGAAGTAGTCCAGGGAGTATAACCTGTGGAAATGCCATCGGTTCTATGTTCCAATCTAGATTCAACCAGCCAAAGGGAATTAGCATTGATGGGCAGGGAAGGATTTATGTGGCCGATTCCCTTAACCATACGATCAAAAGAATCATCCCTTAG